GGGGAAGGACGTTTTCGTGCTCCAGATCCAGGACATGACATTCCGGATAGCCGGAAAGCCCCTGTTCGAGGGGGCCAGCGCCGCCGTGTCCCAGGGACAGCGGGTGGCCCTGGTGGGGCGTAACGGCACGGGGAAATCGACCCTGCTGAAGCTGATCCAGGGACGGCTGTCCCCCGATGCCGGGTCCATATACCTGTCACCGAAAGTGCGAATCGGATCTGTGGCGCAGGAGGTTCCGTCCTCCGGCATGTCGCTGCTGGACACGGTTCTGGAAGCGGATACCGAACGGACTGCCCTGCTGGCCGAGGCAGAAACGGCCGAAGATCCGCAGCGCATCGCCGACATCCACATGCGCCTTGTGGACATTGATGCCCACGCGGCCCCCGCCCGCGCGGCCCGGATCCTGTCGGGCCTGGGCTTCAGCGCGGAAGACCAGAAGCGTCCCTGCCGGGATTTTTCGGGCGGGTGGCGCATGCGGGTGGCGCTGGCCGCCGTGCTGTTTTCCCGCCCGGACCTTCTGCTTCTGGACGAGCCCACCAACCACCTGGACCTGGAGGCCAGCCTGTGGCTGGAAAACTATCTGTGTTCCTGGCCCGGCACCATGCTTCTGGTCAGCCACGACCGGGACCTGCTGAATGCCGTGCCCACCGGGGTCCTGCATCTGGACCGGGGAAAGCTGTTGTCCTATTCCGGCAATCTGGACCAGTTCCTGGAAGTCCGGCGCCTGAAAATGGAAAATCTGGCCGCCCAGGCTGGAAAGCAGGAAGCGGCGCGCAAGCACATGCAGGCATTCATCGACCGCTTTCGCAGCAAGGCGTCCAAGGCCCGCCAGGCCCAGAGCCGCATCAAGGCACTGGAGAAAATGGGGCCGGTGATGCAGATCGTCGAGGATGCCCCGGCCCGCCTTTCGTTCCCCTCTCCTGATCCCCTGCCCCCGCCCCTGATCACCATGGACCAGGCGGCAACGGGTTATGGCGATCATGTGGTCCTGCGAAACCTGAACCTGCGCATCGACCCGGATGACCGGATCGCGCTGCTGGGCTCCAACGGCAACGGCAAATCCACCCTGGTCAAGCTTCTGGCCGGGCGGCTGGACCCCCTGTCCGGGGAAATCCGCCGGGCCCCAAAAATAAAGGCCGGATACTTCGCCCAGCACCAGGCCGACGAATTCGACCTGTCAAAAACCGTGCTGGAAGAGGCCCGGTACAGGATGCCAAAGGCCACGCCCGAACAGATCCGGGCGCACCTGGGCCGGTTTTCCTTTTCGGGGGACCATGTGAAAACCCCTGTGGGCCAGCTGTCGGGCGGAGAGAAGGCCCGGCTTCTCCTGGCGTTCATGGCGCGCGAGTCGCCCAACCTGCTGCTTCTGGATGAACCCACCAACCACCTGGATATCGACATGCGCGAGGCGCTGGTGGAAGCCCTGAACAATTTTGAAGGGGCGGTGATCCTGATCACCCACGACCCGCATCTGGTCGAACTGGCCGCCGACAGGCTTCTGCTGGTGGACAGGGGAACCTGTCAGACCTTTGACGGGGACATGGACGACTATCGCCGCCTGGTCCTGGACCGCGCGCGGGAGAAAAAACAGGCGTCGCCTGGGATAAAGGAAAAAACCCGGACAGAATCGCAGACTGCCCGGCGCAAAAAGCTGGAAGACGTGGAAAAACGGATCGAGACCCTGACCCGCCAGGCCGAAACCCTGCGCCAGAAACTGGCTGATCCATCCCTGTATGCAGGCCCCGCCACTGAAGTGACGCGCATTCAGGCCAGCCTGAAGGAAACTGAACGTACCCTTCAGGCTGCCGAGGAAGAATGGATGGTCCTGCATCAGGATCAGGACAAACCCCTGTAAAAAATGAAAAATACCTCCGAACATT
Above is a genomic segment from Pseudomonadota bacterium containing:
- a CDS encoding ABC-F family ATP-binding cassette domain-containing protein — its product is MLQIQDMTFRIAGKPLFEGASAAVSQGQRVALVGRNGTGKSTLLKLIQGRLSPDAGSIYLSPKVRIGSVAQEVPSSGMSLLDTVLEADTERTALLAEAETAEDPQRIADIHMRLVDIDAHAAPARAARILSGLGFSAEDQKRPCRDFSGGWRMRVALAAVLFSRPDLLLLDEPTNHLDLEASLWLENYLCSWPGTMLLVSHDRDLLNAVPTGVLHLDRGKLLSYSGNLDQFLEVRRLKMENLAAQAGKQEAARKHMQAFIDRFRSKASKARQAQSRIKALEKMGPVMQIVEDAPARLSFPSPDPLPPPLITMDQAATGYGDHVVLRNLNLRIDPDDRIALLGSNGNGKSTLVKLLAGRLDPLSGEIRRAPKIKAGYFAQHQADEFDLSKTVLEEARYRMPKATPEQIRAHLGRFSFSGDHVKTPVGQLSGGEKARLLLAFMARESPNLLLLDEPTNHLDIDMREALVEALNNFEGAVILITHDPHLVELAADRLLLVDRGTCQTFDGDMDDYRRLVLDRAREKKQASPGIKEKTRTESQTARRKKLEDVEKRIETLTRQAETLRQKLADPSLYAGPATEVTRIQASLKETERTLQAAEEEWMVLHQDQDKPL